The following proteins are co-located in the Lacticaseibacillus paracasei subsp. paracasei genome:
- a CDS encoding YtxH domain-containing protein, with amino-acid sequence MAKKGHFLLGFVFGAASALATTYLLTPQTSDELKRRVKHASEDLADRAVDYFDYAKEASADWKQSATDFVDELKRKGDDADGSKALANYDAATEQLRDQLNTATDVDSSADFDDIVLDGKSAFAQAKDDDEGSDTRTDEVPEPVEPEAVAPASTDTAPASSVAPDEPQASATNDK; translated from the coding sequence ATGGCTAAAAAAGGACATTTTTTGCTTGGATTTGTATTCGGTGCCGCTAGTGCCTTAGCCACCACTTATTTATTAACACCACAAACAAGCGATGAATTGAAGCGGCGTGTGAAGCATGCTTCTGAAGACTTGGCAGATCGGGCAGTTGATTATTTCGATTATGCCAAAGAAGCTAGCGCTGACTGGAAACAAAGTGCCACAGATTTTGTTGATGAATTGAAGCGTAAAGGCGACGATGCTGATGGTTCTAAAGCATTGGCAAACTATGATGCTGCCACCGAGCAATTGCGTGATCAACTGAATACGGCAACAGATGTGGACTCATCAGCAGACTTTGATGACATTGTTCTTGACGGTAAAAGTGCTTTTGCGCAAGCTAAAGATGATGACGAGGGCAGTGACACTCGCACCGATGAAGTGCCAGAACCAGTAGAACCAGAAGCAGTTGCACCAGCGTCAACTGATACCGCACCGGCTAGCAGTGTCGCACCTGATGAACCGCAAGCATCTGCGACAAATGATAAGTAA
- a CDS encoding mechanosensitive ion channel family protein, with protein sequence MIVTATTVNEQTNVWLKYFTTIDWDKIVGTFIDKVLSLLFFTVLFLILYRLGRFALNRTFKSYQRRAHLTGTRVKTIHALSVNVFFYLVLFFYLYAILSILGVPVGTLLAGAGVVGLAVGFGAQGFVNDVVTGFFILLEAQFDVGDVVKLGTISGTVTNVGLRTTVVKSSDGTVNFIPNRNITIVSNLSRSNMQVLIKLPLAPSADLDLVRKTIERVNQDLVPKFTTITEEPDILGLTEEKNGAFTYQVLFYAENGEQVSLQRTFLGAYVAALNSAGIKVVTPPLNLQSGS encoded by the coding sequence ATGATCGTCACAGCAACAACCGTCAACGAGCAAACCAACGTTTGGCTGAAATATTTTACAACCATCGATTGGGATAAAATCGTAGGCACTTTTATCGACAAAGTGCTGTCGTTGCTGTTTTTCACCGTCTTATTTTTAATTTTGTACCGGCTCGGCCGCTTTGCGCTCAATCGCACCTTTAAAAGCTATCAACGACGGGCACATCTGACAGGCACCCGGGTCAAAACAATTCATGCGTTATCGGTGAATGTTTTTTTCTATCTGGTACTCTTCTTCTACCTTTACGCCATCTTATCGATTCTCGGCGTACCAGTGGGGACACTGTTAGCCGGTGCTGGGGTTGTGGGTTTGGCAGTTGGTTTTGGGGCACAGGGATTTGTAAACGACGTCGTGACCGGCTTCTTCATCCTTTTAGAAGCACAATTTGATGTCGGGGATGTCGTCAAACTCGGCACCATCTCCGGTACCGTGACCAATGTCGGTTTGCGGACGACGGTGGTGAAGAGTTCCGATGGGACTGTCAATTTCATTCCCAATCGCAACATCACCATCGTCAGCAACCTTTCGCGAAGCAATATGCAGGTGCTGATTAAATTGCCGCTTGCCCCAAGTGCTGATCTCGATCTAGTTCGGAAAACCATTGAACGTGTGAATCAAGATTTGGTACCGAAATTTACAACCATTACCGAGGAGCCTGACATTCTTGGGCTAACTGAAGAAAAGAATGGTGCTTTCACCTATCAGGTTCTTTTTTACGCCGAAAATGGCGAACAAGTGAGCCTGCAACGCACTTTCTTAGGCGCCTACGTTGCTGCCTTGAATTCTGCAGGCATAAAAGTTGTCACACCGCCGTTAAACTTGCAAAGTGGTTCATGA
- a CDS encoding DUF948 domain-containing protein, with translation MSGGEIAWIIAAIAFLIIALAIAIIAVRVSGVTKEVKGTVAETNKTLNTINGELGILTKEVEGLLAKSNTLLEDVNGKVAAIDPVFTAIGELGESVSDLNQSTRNLTERVAHGAKNGAKATVAARMSAKAFSMLTKKKHNDQ, from the coding sequence ATGTCAGGTGGAGAGATTGCTTGGATTATCGCGGCTATTGCGTTTCTGATTATTGCACTTGCAATTGCGATTATTGCGGTTCGTGTTTCTGGTGTGACGAAAGAAGTTAAGGGCACGGTTGCCGAGACGAATAAGACGTTGAACACGATCAACGGAGAGCTTGGCATTTTGACGAAGGAAGTTGAAGGTCTTTTGGCTAAGAGCAACACCCTGCTTGAGGACGTGAACGGTAAGGTGGCGGCAATTGACCCCGTCTTTACTGCGATCGGCGAACTTGGTGAGAGTGTCTCCGATTTGAATCAATCAACGCGCAATTTAACTGAGCGTGTTGCGCATGGTGCCAAGAACGGAGCCAAGGCGACCGTTGCGGCTCGTATGAGTGCCAAGGCGTTTTCAATGTTGACGAAGAAAAAACATAACGATCAATAG
- a CDS encoding transcription repressor NadR has product MLNSERQAQIKAALSTAAEPLSASSFARQFAVSRQTIVGDIALLRAQGEPIIATPRGYMFSRPAAHEFLLPCKHTPAQTAEELQLILENGGWIEDVLVEHPLYGQLRGQLNIRTVADMKLFMSRLSRYHGRLLSELTGGIHLHTISVKNERDMPKIKAALRQAGMLYEQVEQR; this is encoded by the coding sequence ATGCTGAATAGTGAACGTCAAGCGCAGATCAAGGCTGCTTTAAGTACAGCCGCTGAGCCGCTTAGTGCCTCAAGTTTTGCCCGGCAGTTTGCCGTGAGCCGCCAGACAATTGTTGGCGACATTGCGTTGTTGCGCGCACAAGGTGAGCCGATTATTGCAACGCCACGAGGGTATATGTTTTCTCGACCGGCCGCCCATGAGTTTTTGTTGCCTTGCAAACATACGCCGGCACAAACTGCCGAAGAGTTACAGTTGATTCTTGAAAATGGCGGATGGATCGAGGATGTTTTGGTTGAGCATCCGCTTTATGGACAATTGCGCGGCCAGTTAAACATCCGGACAGTGGCTGACATGAAACTGTTTATGAGTCGGTTGTCGCGCTATCATGGCCGACTGTTGTCAGAATTGACCGGTGGCATTCATTTGCATACGATTAGCGTTAAAAATGAGCGCGATATGCCCAAAATCAAAGCAGCTTTGCGGCAGGCGGGGATGCTATATGAACAAGTGGAGCAGAGGTAG
- a CDS encoding transglycosylase domain-containing protein, whose amino-acid sequence MKKFFDRVKTLGTRFRHWFTAFVTRRPDSEAETTNLTGKEAVVFYGNVTLQSIKTIVYYLLGVLGIATVFGLGLFGGYFVSIIDATPIPTEAAMKATLSNTSRTSSMYFAHNVKLSNVKSDLVSTKVDLNEMSPWLTKAIVATEDEDFYRHDGVVPKAVIRAFFSDLTGMGNQTGGSTLTQQVVKMMFLSSETTFKRKAAEIMLARRLNNHFSKDQILATYLNVATLGRNNKGQNIAGVEAAAQGLFGVSAKDINLPEAAFIAGLPQSPFIYTPYTASGALKSNLKDGVDRQQTVLFRMYRAGVISHKQYVDAKAFDIKGAFLQHENAEEDDNQYGYVYNMVLSEAESLLAEQLAKNDGHSAAELAKDNALNNDYLRQAANLFSSKNYQIKSTINKDVYDRMQFVMKATRSTFGQTYTSTQINPKTGETETIKHPVQNGSVVLDNQTGAVLGFVGGVSGELNHIYTLRSPGSTIKPLLVYAPAVDQKIIGSQTALADFKTDLGNNYSVTDYGGQIQNRFIPATEALAQSYNIPAVNLYKHIKPTVNVKDYMDKMGIDTLTKNDYSQLGLALGGTDYGVDVKEQASAFSTFANQGEHVPAYVISEIVDPSGHPIYQHKVKKTKVFSKGTTYIMNQMLKNVIDSGTAESLNYQLHFNTDNLIGKTGTSNDFRDIWFIGSTPGVTIASWMGYDNNDGTTYSLDETGSMTNEAYWAKLTNAVYQTIPKQFKVNQKLARPDTVKSVTVDKQTGQPAGTLTFDGNTYRTGGSTVTSLYNDWQPTTKNDFAIGGSKANYQLFFDHLDGKQNGYGQVSDANGNSTEAKKEHQETPITPTEDTQTTPSSAPSVTVPSSQQNQQGTSENQPSEPQTTGTGGTNGATGTGGTGGTGTTTETGTTTGTGTTTGGGTNTGGTNNTNQQQTPPATTTGGGQ is encoded by the coding sequence TTGAAGAAGTTCTTTGATCGAGTCAAAACGCTCGGGACTCGATTTCGCCACTGGTTCACTGCGTTTGTGACCCGGCGTCCTGATTCCGAAGCAGAGACAACAAACTTAACTGGCAAGGAGGCCGTTGTCTTTTACGGCAACGTCACCTTACAAAGTATTAAAACCATTGTTTATTACTTACTCGGCGTGCTCGGTATTGCGACTGTCTTTGGCCTCGGTTTATTCGGCGGCTATTTCGTTTCAATTATCGATGCCACCCCGATTCCGACCGAAGCTGCCATGAAGGCCACCCTTTCCAATACAAGCCGCACTTCCAGCATGTATTTTGCTCACAATGTCAAACTCAGCAATGTTAAAAGCGATTTGGTCTCAACCAAGGTTGATTTGAATGAAATGTCGCCTTGGCTGACAAAAGCCATTGTCGCCACTGAAGATGAAGACTTCTATCGGCATGATGGCGTTGTACCCAAAGCGGTCATTCGTGCTTTTTTCTCTGATTTAACTGGCATGGGCAATCAAACCGGTGGCTCAACATTGACACAACAAGTGGTCAAAATGATGTTTCTAAGCTCAGAAACGACCTTTAAACGTAAAGCGGCAGAAATTATGCTCGCCCGACGTTTAAATAATCATTTTAGCAAGGATCAAATTCTAGCCACGTATTTGAATGTGGCCACACTTGGTCGTAACAATAAAGGTCAAAACATAGCTGGGGTTGAGGCAGCTGCCCAAGGCCTATTCGGCGTCTCGGCGAAGGACATCAACCTGCCAGAAGCAGCGTTTATTGCCGGCCTGCCACAAAGTCCGTTTATTTACACCCCGTATACCGCTTCTGGCGCCCTTAAAAGCAATCTCAAAGATGGTGTGGATCGTCAGCAGACCGTTCTATTCCGGATGTATCGAGCTGGGGTCATTAGTCATAAACAATATGTCGACGCCAAGGCATTTGATATCAAAGGTGCTTTTCTCCAGCATGAGAATGCTGAAGAAGACGACAATCAATATGGCTACGTGTACAACATGGTGTTAAGCGAAGCCGAATCATTACTTGCTGAGCAGTTGGCTAAAAACGATGGCCATTCCGCCGCCGAATTGGCGAAAGACAACGCCTTAAACAACGACTATCTGCGGCAAGCTGCTAATCTTTTTTCATCGAAAAATTATCAGATTAAAAGCACGATTAACAAAGATGTTTACGACCGGATGCAATTTGTGATGAAGGCAACACGCAGCACATTTGGTCAGACTTATACCAGCACACAAATTAATCCGAAGACTGGCGAAACCGAAACCATTAAACATCCAGTCCAAAATGGTTCGGTCGTCTTGGACAATCAAACCGGGGCTGTTTTAGGCTTCGTTGGCGGAGTCTCTGGTGAACTCAATCACATCTATACATTGCGTTCGCCAGGATCAACGATTAAGCCTTTGCTAGTTTACGCGCCGGCCGTTGACCAAAAAATCATCGGCTCGCAAACAGCGTTGGCTGATTTTAAAACCGATCTCGGCAACAATTACAGCGTGACAGACTACGGCGGTCAGATTCAGAATCGCTTTATTCCTGCCACCGAAGCGCTTGCCCAATCCTACAACATCCCAGCAGTCAACTTATATAAACACATCAAGCCGACCGTTAATGTTAAGGACTATATGGATAAAATGGGCATCGATACCCTCACCAAAAATGACTATAGTCAGCTTGGACTCGCTTTGGGCGGGACTGATTACGGGGTTGATGTCAAAGAACAAGCCAGCGCATTTTCAACCTTTGCCAACCAAGGTGAGCACGTACCAGCCTACGTGATTTCGGAGATTGTCGATCCGTCTGGTCATCCAATCTATCAACATAAGGTTAAGAAAACTAAAGTCTTCTCTAAGGGCACGACCTACATCATGAATCAAATGTTGAAAAACGTGATTGATTCCGGAACTGCGGAAAGCCTCAATTATCAACTCCACTTCAACACTGATAACCTGATCGGGAAAACAGGGACGAGCAATGATTTCCGGGACATCTGGTTTATTGGCTCGACACCTGGGGTAACAATCGCCAGTTGGATGGGCTATGACAATAATGATGGCACAACTTATTCACTAGATGAGACTGGCTCCATGACCAATGAAGCCTATTGGGCTAAATTAACCAACGCAGTTTACCAGACGATTCCTAAACAATTTAAGGTTAATCAGAAACTGGCACGCCCGGATACGGTTAAATCAGTGACTGTCGATAAACAAACTGGGCAACCCGCTGGCACCTTGACTTTTGACGGAAACACCTACCGAACTGGCGGCTCAACCGTCACCAGCCTTTACAATGATTGGCAGCCAACCACGAAAAATGATTTTGCCATCGGTGGCAGTAAAGCTAATTATCAGTTGTTCTTCGACCATCTTGATGGCAAACAAAATGGCTATGGTCAGGTTTCCGATGCCAACGGCAATTCAACTGAAGCCAAAAAAGAACATCAAGAAACCCCGATCACGCCAACTGAAGATACTCAGACGACACCTAGCAGTGCTCCTAGCGTGACAGTGCCATCAAGTCAGCAAAACCAACAAGGGACATCTGAAAACCAGCCAAGCGAACCACAAACCACCGGGACTGGCGGCACGAATGGCGCCACCGGCACTGGTGGGACTGGCGGTACTGGGACGACCACAGAAACTGGCACGACAACCGGCACAGGTACAACGACTGGTGGCGGTACGAATACTGGTGGCACTAATAATACCAATCAACAACAGACCCCACCTGCAACAACGACTGGCGGCGGTCAGTAA
- a CDS encoding M24 family metallopeptidase, which translates to MNEHLAALQAWVAKEGLDLAYISDPININYYTGFFQDPEERITALIVTPDNDPFLFTPQLTIEEVKKAGWPYQVFGYLDHEDPFAIMANHIKAVTANPTKWAIEKDNLAVFKFEALMKQFPDATFPVDASRFIENQRLIKTPSEIKQMEAAGAQADRAFQAGFNAIKAGATEQEVAAEIDYAMMKEGVMHMSFGTIVQAGVDAANPHGEPMGTKLQPNELVLFDLGTDNHGYMSDATRTVAFGQVTGKPREIFDVCLEANLTAMAAVKPGLKASELDKIARDIITKAGYGDYFNHRLGHGIGMSTHEFPSIMEGNDMLLQPGMCFSIEPGIYVPGVAGVRIEDCVHVTETGCEPFTHTSKEFTVING; encoded by the coding sequence ATGAATGAACATTTAGCTGCTTTGCAAGCTTGGGTTGCAAAAGAAGGGTTGGACCTGGCCTATATTAGCGACCCAATCAATATCAACTACTACACAGGCTTTTTTCAAGATCCTGAGGAACGCATCACAGCGTTGATTGTCACCCCTGACAACGATCCTTTCCTATTCACCCCTCAGCTGACGATTGAAGAGGTCAAAAAAGCTGGCTGGCCGTACCAAGTCTTCGGTTATCTTGATCACGAAGATCCATTTGCCATCATGGCTAATCACATCAAAGCGGTGACAGCGAACCCGACAAAATGGGCAATTGAAAAAGATAATCTAGCTGTCTTCAAATTTGAAGCTCTCATGAAACAATTTCCGGATGCTACCTTCCCAGTTGACGCATCCCGGTTCATTGAGAACCAGCGACTCATTAAGACACCGTCAGAAATCAAACAGATGGAAGCAGCTGGTGCTCAGGCAGATCGCGCCTTTCAGGCCGGCTTTAACGCGATCAAAGCTGGCGCGACAGAACAAGAAGTGGCAGCTGAAATCGATTATGCCATGATGAAGGAAGGCGTCATGCACATGAGCTTTGGTACCATTGTGCAGGCCGGCGTCGACGCTGCCAATCCGCATGGTGAACCAATGGGCACCAAGCTTCAACCAAACGAGTTGGTTTTGTTCGACCTTGGGACTGACAACCATGGCTATATGTCAGATGCCACCCGTACTGTTGCATTTGGTCAGGTCACCGGCAAGCCGCGGGAAATTTTCGATGTCTGTTTAGAGGCCAATTTAACCGCAATGGCGGCTGTCAAGCCTGGTTTGAAAGCATCCGAGCTCGATAAGATTGCCCGCGACATCATTACTAAGGCTGGTTATGGCGATTACTTTAACCATCGGCTTGGTCATGGGATTGGCATGTCGACACATGAATTTCCATCAATCATGGAAGGAAACGATATGCTGTTGCAGCCAGGAATGTGTTTCTCAATCGAACCGGGCATCTATGTACCTGGTGTTGCTGGCGTTCGGATTGAGGACTGTGTCCACGTCACCGAAACCGGCTGCGAACCATTTACCCACACCTCAAAGGAATTCACGGTCATTAACGGCTAG
- a CDS encoding DUF368 domain-containing protein, which produces MLNFVKGAIIGIALVIPGLSGSIFAVVVGLYDRLLNAVNHFRDDPKKNMRFLTPIGLGAVIGILLSTKAVLVVTTRWPLPSYGFFIGLVLGIGPFIYRKLTTKKFSWWYLLLVVFGFVAIYGLAKLGGTDPENLIAIKRLTSFSNAGVMAFAGVFAVSLMAIPGISGSVMLMVIDQYGTVYNAVGQLGDAARAAASGNWPAFHTAMGSVALLLPFMIGAAAGLIAVAKLMAYLLAHFEAQVYYAVCGIVLAAVVILIEAGIAPYWPATDHFGAIAMVVISLVIGVLATIFLDKPDADEKK; this is translated from the coding sequence ATGCTAAATTTCGTTAAAGGTGCCATTATTGGCATCGCACTTGTCATTCCAGGACTTTCTGGCAGTATTTTTGCTGTGGTCGTTGGCCTCTATGACCGATTGTTAAATGCGGTCAACCATTTTCGCGATGATCCAAAAAAAAATATGCGGTTTTTGACACCGATCGGGTTGGGTGCTGTGATCGGTATCCTGCTTTCCACTAAGGCGGTTCTGGTCGTCACCACCCGCTGGCCGCTGCCAAGCTATGGCTTCTTTATTGGTTTAGTGCTGGGTATCGGTCCGTTCATTTACCGTAAACTGACAACCAAAAAGTTTTCATGGTGGTACTTACTACTAGTGGTCTTTGGCTTCGTTGCCATATACGGGCTGGCTAAGCTTGGTGGTACTGACCCTGAGAATCTGATTGCCATTAAACGTTTGACAAGTTTCAGCAATGCTGGCGTCATGGCTTTTGCCGGTGTTTTTGCAGTTTCACTGATGGCAATTCCCGGTATTTCTGGTTCAGTCATGTTGATGGTGATTGATCAATACGGTACGGTTTACAATGCTGTGGGTCAGTTGGGTGATGCTGCTCGTGCTGCTGCATCCGGCAACTGGCCCGCGTTTCATACGGCGATGGGATCAGTTGCCTTGTTGCTCCCGTTCATGATTGGGGCTGCAGCAGGTCTGATAGCAGTAGCTAAATTGATGGCCTACTTATTGGCCCATTTTGAAGCACAAGTCTACTACGCAGTTTGCGGCATTGTCTTGGCAGCAGTCGTAATTCTTATCGAAGCTGGTATCGCCCCTTATTGGCCAGCCACCGATCACTTCGGCGCCATCGCCATGGTTGTCATTAGCCTCGTCATCGGCGTGCTCGCCACCATTTTCTTAGACAAACCAGATGCTGACGAGAAAAAATAA
- the ccpA gene encoding catabolite control protein A codes for MEKQTITIYDVAREANVSMATVSRVVNGNPNVKPATRKKVLEVIERLDYRPNAVARGLASKKTTTVGVIIPDVTNMFFSSLARGIDDVATMYKYNIILANSDENNQKEVTVLNTLLAKQVDGLIFMGHELTDSIRAEFSRSKTPVVLAGSIDPDEQVGSVNIDYVAAVEEATRQLLESGNKRVALATGSLTHPINGQFRLKGYKQALEKAGVAYDESLIFENEPSYQAGLALFDKLQKVGATAVIAGDDELAVGLLDDAIDKGVKVPDDFEIITSNNTKLTEMTRPQLTSIDQPLYDIGAVAMRLLTKMMNKEEIEEKTVMLGFDILKRGSTK; via the coding sequence TTGGAAAAGCAAACAATTACAATTTATGATGTCGCACGCGAGGCTAATGTCTCAATGGCGACAGTGTCTCGAGTCGTTAATGGTAACCCAAATGTGAAACCAGCTACTCGCAAGAAGGTTTTGGAAGTGATCGAACGGCTTGATTATCGGCCGAATGCAGTTGCTCGTGGTCTGGCAAGCAAGAAGACGACAACTGTCGGGGTAATTATCCCAGATGTCACGAACATGTTCTTCTCAAGCTTGGCACGTGGGATTGATGATGTTGCCACGATGTACAAGTACAATATCATCTTGGCGAACTCTGATGAAAACAATCAAAAAGAAGTCACGGTGTTAAACACATTGTTGGCTAAACAAGTGGATGGTTTGATTTTCATGGGCCATGAATTGACTGACTCAATTCGTGCTGAATTCTCACGCAGTAAGACCCCTGTTGTGCTTGCTGGCTCAATCGATCCTGACGAACAGGTTGGCAGTGTCAACATCGATTACGTGGCTGCTGTCGAAGAAGCCACGCGTCAGTTATTGGAAAGTGGCAACAAGCGGGTTGCTCTGGCGACCGGTTCATTGACGCATCCGATCAATGGGCAGTTCCGGCTCAAGGGTTACAAACAGGCTCTGGAAAAGGCCGGTGTTGCTTATGACGAAAGCCTGATTTTTGAAAATGAGCCAAGCTACCAAGCTGGTTTGGCCTTGTTTGATAAGTTGCAGAAAGTTGGGGCAACGGCGGTTATTGCAGGTGATGACGAGTTAGCAGTTGGCCTTTTGGATGACGCAATTGATAAGGGCGTTAAGGTGCCGGACGACTTTGAAATTATCACCAGCAATAACACCAAACTGACGGAAATGACTCGGCCACAACTTACTTCGATTGATCAGCCATTGTATGATATTGGTGCGGTTGCTATGCGCTTGCTGACCAAGATGATGAATAAAGAAGAGATCGAGGAAAAGACCGTTATGCTTGGCTTCGATATTTTGAAGCGTGGCTCAACGAAATAA